The Phormidium sp. PBR-2020 DNA segment TGCCACCCATAACAATTTGGGTCTAACCCATTACTATTTAGGGATGCACCCCCACTGTGAGCCTCAACAACGACTCACAGAAATTGAAACTGCCCTAGACCAGCATGTCATCGCCTTCAACGGCTGGCGATCGCAGCCCCAGCGCCAAAAAGCCGCCCAAGATGCGATCGTACGCACCTTACGAGCCTGTTACGACCTCGGCGGCATGACCGCTCAATCAAAGGCCTTCAACCGAGTTCCCGCGACCTTATTACCTGAAATCATGGGGCGGTTATAGGGGGAGAAGGCAAGAGGCAAGAGGCAAAAGGCAAAAGGCAATCCCTTGTGGTCAGGGAGCGATCGCCGAGCCGTGGTTGCCCTAGCAGTAAGCAATAGGCAGTAGGGAAGTCCTCCTCCTCTTCCTCCGTGTCCTCTGTGACTCTGTGGTTCTCCCCCCTCTTGCCCCTTGCCTCTTGCCCCTTGCCTATTCCCCCTTCTTCCCCTCACGTCCCCACCTGTGTTAAGTTGAAGCCGATGTTTTATATATGGTGAAGCTTATGGCCCGTATCGAATTTGCTAAAGGTGTCAAAGAAGACGTTGTCCCCGATGTTCGTCTAACTCGTTCCAAAGATGGAAGCAACGGACGGGCTATTTTCTACTTCCAAAACCCCCAAGCCCTCGCCCCCGAATTTGGTGAAGAAATCACCGGAATGTACCTGATTGACGAAGAAGGAGAAATGGTCACTCGGGAAGTTAAAGGGAAGTTTGTCAACGGCCAAGCCGAAGCCGTTGAAGCCATCTACCCCATTAAATCTGAAAAAGAATGGGATCGCTTTATGCGCTTCATGGAACGGTATGCTGAAGAAAACGGACTGGGTTTTTCCAAAGCCTAATTCGGTCATCTAGTGCCCATTTAACTGAACGTTAATTAGCCGCGACTAGATATCAAAAACCTTTTAAAAAATACTGTTCAACGCTTAAAATCAGCGTATTGACATCAATCATGAAAATCGAACTGTGAGAAACTACTCTCATCGTTCGATTTTCGCTACATCTAGGTATCTTCATAGATATCTGGATGTTTGATAAAGTCTGGCGATCGCCCAAGCCGCCATCGCCAGACCTCAACTTAGCGCTGCTTCAATTGCAGAACCTTCGTATCAGCACCATTCGTCGTCGCAACGGGGGCCTGACGTTGGAACAGATCCACCGCGCGAGAATACACCGGATCAGACAACGTTCCCCGACGATGACTCTCGCGACTCAACAACAATTGCTGATCTCCCGTCATCTCCACGCGGGTATCGGGAAGAATCCCATTTTGGCTAATATCCGTACCATTGGGGGTATAGTAATGAGCCACAGTCACCGCCAAGCCGGAACCATCGGAGAGCGAATTTACCGACTGCACCAACGCCTTGCCAAACGTTTGAGTGCCAATAATTGTCGCTCGTCCATTATCTTGCAAGGCCCCCGCCACAATCTCACTGGCACTGGCAGAATTGCGATCCACGAGAACCGCCAGGGGTAAATCCGTTAACGCCGTGCGCGTGGCTTCGACGGCATCCACATTGCCATGACGATCCACCGTACTGACGATCGCCCCTTCATTCAACCACATACGGGCAATCTGAATACTCACACTCAACAATCCCCCCGGATTGCCTCGTAAATCCAGCACAAAGGCATCCACTCCCTGCTCTTTCAAGTCCTCAATGGCGCGATACATCTGCTCATGAGCATGGGAACTAAACTCACTCAGGCGGATATACCCCACCCGAGTATCCCCTTCCAAACTGAGACTATGATGAACCGCCGGTAACTCAATGCGACTGCGAACCAACGTCACATCAAACTCCCGTTCCCCCCGTTGAATCGTCAGCGTCACCGGAGTTCCTACCGTGCCACGAATCCGTTGCGAGGCATCATCTACATCCATCGTGCGAGTAGAATCGCCATCAATGGCCAAAATGCGATCGCCCTCACGAATCCCCTCACGACTGGCCGGAGAATTGGGAATCGGCTCCACAATCGAGAGTATTTCCCGTTGGTTGTCCCGTTCGAGGCGTAAGCCAACCCCCGACAGCTCCCCGGAAGTCTGCTCATTCAGCGCCTCAAAGGCTTCGGGGTCTAAAAAACGGGTATAGGGGTCATCCAAGCGGGCCAAGGCACGACGCAGCGCCGCATAGGCCTGTTCTCGGGAACTATAGTCTTGTCCGAGAAGTTCCTCACGCACCTGTTGCCAATCGTTTTGCCGGAAGGTGTCATCGACATAGTCACGATTGACAATTTGCCAGGCTTCATCCAGAACCGCCTTAGGACTATTCTCAAAGCTCGCCGCCTGACTGCTGCGACTAGAGAGGGGATTTAAAAACGACACAGCAGTCGTGAAGACCACCGTACTGACCAGGGTCAGAGAGTGAAAGAGGGGAGGCTGAGGACGATTCATGCGCTTCGGGGATGGAGAAGGACGATAAAGCAGAATTGAGCAGGCTCTAAACCATTCAGAGGTGATAAGCCGGATATTCGTAGAGCTGGCAGCAACCGAGCCGGTAGGGCCTAGAACGATGACCTAGGACTTACCTACAGGCGAAGAACTCACAATTCCTGACAGATAGAGTCTCGACGATGCGGTTTTGGCCCTAACGGGAACCTGAGCCGAGTTAGCCGATGGATTGCAGGTGGCTCTCAGCGAGGCTAAGACTCCTCCAAATGTTGACCTACACACTACTGTAGCCATTTTAGAGAGGTTTTAACGGTGTTTGCGATCACAATCTCGCCTTGATCTATCCTAAGAAGGAGAGTTTGCGAGTAAAACAACGGCTATGACGGTTCAAACGCTGTCTGCTGGGAACGCCACCCGATTGAGT contains these protein-coding regions:
- the psb28 gene encoding photosystem II reaction center protein Psb28 translates to MARIEFAKGVKEDVVPDVRLTRSKDGSNGRAIFYFQNPQALAPEFGEEITGMYLIDEEGEMVTREVKGKFVNGQAEAVEAIYPIKSEKEWDRFMRFMERYAEENGLGFSKA
- a CDS encoding S41 family peptidase, whose protein sequence is MNRPQPPLFHSLTLVSTVVFTTAVSFLNPLSSRSSQAASFENSPKAVLDEAWQIVNRDYVDDTFRQNDWQQVREELLGQDYSSREQAYAALRRALARLDDPYTRFLDPEAFEALNEQTSGELSGVGLRLERDNQREILSIVEPIPNSPASREGIREGDRILAIDGDSTRTMDVDDASQRIRGTVGTPVTLTIQRGEREFDVTLVRSRIELPAVHHSLSLEGDTRVGYIRLSEFSSHAHEQMYRAIEDLKEQGVDAFVLDLRGNPGGLLSVSIQIARMWLNEGAIVSTVDRHGNVDAVEATRTALTDLPLAVLVDRNSASASEIVAGALQDNGRATIIGTQTFGKALVQSVNSLSDGSGLAVTVAHYYTPNGTDISQNGILPDTRVEMTGDQQLLLSRESHRRGTLSDPVYSRAVDLFQRQAPVATTNGADTKVLQLKQR